Proteins encoded together in one Salarias fasciatus chromosome 17, fSalaFa1.1, whole genome shotgun sequence window:
- the akap14 gene encoding A-kinase anchor protein 14 produces MNRDACDATYAAESSHLVKAVLERHRLTRQQDDQHPDKEANIRWPACQDFTVEEGKKHIASYIQTWELQDRWIFSLDFLYSTEEEYCTLYHYRARFSTPTPQRPIQGTASVYFAVDVSKVKPGSLPVQVHFVVESNRLVHTPGSTSFREKWLQDVIEGKTLLEGALTF; encoded by the coding sequence atgaATCGAGACGCCTGTGATGCGACTTATGCAGCCGAGTCAAGTCATCTAGTGAAAGCTGTGCTGGAGAGACACCGCCTGACCAGGCAGCAGGACGATCAGCACCCGGATAAAGAGGCGAATATCCGCTGGCCAGCCTGTCAAGACTTCACAGTGGAAGAGGGGAAGAAGCACATCGCTTCGTACATCCAAACATGGGAGCTCCAAGACCGCTGGATCTTCAGTCTGGACTTCCTCTACTCCACCGAGGAGGAATACTGCACCCTCTATCATTACAGGGCCCGATTCAGCACCCCGACACCGCAGAGGCCGATCCAGGGGACCGCCAGTGTTTACTTCGCTGTGGACGTGTCTAAAGTGAAGCCTGGGAGCCTGCCGGTGCAGGTTCACTTCGTGGTGGAGTCCAACCGGCTGGTGCACACGCCGGGGAGCACCAGCTTCAGGGAGAAGTGGCTGCAGGACGTGATCGAGGGCAAGACTCTGCTCGAAGGAGCTCTGACCTTTTAA